The Corylus avellana chromosome ca8, CavTom2PMs-1.0 genome has a segment encoding these proteins:
- the LOC132190766 gene encoding disease resistance protein RUN1-like, with amino-acid sequence MAIRIARSPEAIFSSSSSPRSNRIYDVFLCFRGEDTRKNFTDHLYFALRDAGIKIFKDDNELRRGQYLASELIRAIQGSRISIIVFSRNYAASRWCMEELVEIMECRRTLKQLVLPIFYDVEPSDVRNQTGSFAEAFAKHEEHYLLDMDKVLKWRRALCEATNLSGWDLRKTADGRIIITTRDAHLLKELEVDSVYRVTAMNDIDSLELFSWHAFRNSYPIEDYTDLSRSVVAYCGGLPLALEVLGSFLFSRSMLEWKSALDKLKRIPHEQIQNKLRISFDGLSDNTEKDIFLDISCFFIGKDIDYVVKILDGCGFFAKIGISVLIQRCLLKVSETNEFTMHDLLRDMGREIVHGKHPNEPGKWSRLWLHEDAFDILTKRWHGFPLKFIPIDFYPRNLVVIDLQYSNLKKVWESPKQLLEKMKILNLSHSHYLSQTPDFSKLPNLEQLILEDCTSLLEVHHSIGDLSNLVLVNLKDCKCLKSLPRSFYKLKSLETLILSGCSKMHNLADNLGEMESLTTLLVDRTAIRQVPFSIVQLKNLKYLSLCGPKSVNLLPAALQGLNSLTHLCLQDCNLSDDGIPIDLWNLCSLKILDLRCNSFESLSTSLGGLSKLQHLRLDRCRKLKSIPDLPTSLIFLDAKHCIALERMPDLSKLSNMNGMNLANCHKLVEILGLDKRSNPIVPIGMVGCMNLTYTLKQSFLQEFGGVREVFGIVLPGNQIPNWFTYQCEGPSVHFKVPTVDNILKEFGVGVVFASRVQVFSSYKGSMSFINHTKNTVPTDLAGTNGGPFPFGDHLYLRNIVRTNDFEDGDEVEVLVNWGPEIIVKKIGVYLVYERVVDGKDEDHAIVVSDNDYDSNNIENRCSYKRKMRSPNMIDDSQTMMKEKKLKKLAT; translated from the exons ATGGCTATCAGAATAGCGAGATCTCCTGAAGCCAtcttctcttcatcttcttcccctCGTTCCAACCGGATCTATGACGTTTTCTTGTGTTTCAGAGGCGAAGACACGCGCAAAAACTTCACCGACCACCTTTACTTTGCTTTGAGAGATGCTGGAATCAAAATCTTTAAAGATGACAATGAGCTTCGAAGAGGACAATACCTTGCATCCGAATTGATACGAGCAATCCAAGGATCCAGAATCTCTATCATCGTTTTCTCAAGGAACTATGCGGCTTCGAGGTGGTGCATGGAGGAACTTGTGGAAATTATGGAGTGTCGAAGAACTTTAAAGCAACTGGTTCTACCTATATTCTATGATGTTGAGCCCTCTGATGTGAGAAACCAGACGGGTAGTTTTGCAGAAGCATTCGCGAAACATGAAGAGCATTACTTGTTGGACATGGACAAAGTTCTCAAGTGGAGAAGAGCTTTGTGTGAGGCTACTAATTTGTCAGGTTGGGATCTAAGAAAAACTGCAGACGG TAGAATTATTATAACAACGAGAGATGCGCATTTGCTAAAGGAGCTAGAAGTGGATAGTGTATATAGAGTTACAGCAATGAATGACATTGACTCTCTTGagctctttagttggcatgcctttagGAATAGTTATCCTATTGAAGATTATACTGATTTGTCAAGAAGTGTCGTTGCTTACTGTGGAGGGTTGCCACTAGCACTTGAAGTTTTGGGCTCATTCCTTTTCTCTAGGAGCATGCtagaatggaaaagtgcattagATAAATTGAAGAGGATTCCTCATGAGCAGATTCAAAATAAACTaagaataagttttgatggactAAGCGACAATACTGAAAAAGATATATTCCTTGACATATCATGTTTCTTCATAGGAAAGGATATAGactatgttgtaaaaatattGGATGGCTGTggtttttttgcaaagattggaaTTAGTGTCCTCATTCAGCGATGTCTTCTTAAAGTTAGTGAGACAAATGAGTTTACAATGCATGATTTGTTGCGAGACATGGGAAGAGAAATCGTTCATGGAAAACACCCCAATGAACCTGGGAAATGGAGTAGATTATGGCTGCATGAGGATGCATTTGATATATTGACAAAGC GTTGGCATGGATTCCCTCTAAAGTTTATACCAATTGACTTTTATCCAAGAAACTTAGTTGTGATTGACTTGCAATATAGCAATCTCAAAAAAGTTTGGGAAAGTCCCAAG caGTTGCTTGAGAAGATGAAAATTCTAAATCTCAGTCACTCTCATTATCTGAGCCAGACCCCTGACTTTTCAAAACTCCCAAATCTAGAGCAACTAATACTTGAAGATTGTACGAGTTTGCTTGAGGTTCACCACTCCATTGGAGATCTTAGTAatcttgttttggtgaatttgaaaGATTGCAAATGCCTTAAAAGTTTGCCAAGGAGTTTCTATAAGTTGAAGTCTCTAGAAACTCTCATTCTTTCTGGGTGTTCAAAAATGCACAATTTGGCTGACAACTTGGGGGAGATGGAATCATTGACAACTCTTCTTGTAGACAGAACTGCTATAAGACAAGTGCCTTTTAGTATAGTGCAACTGAAGAATCTCAAATATTTATCGCTATGTGG TCCTAAGTCAGTCAATCTACTGCCTGCTGCACTACAAGGCTTGAACTCACTAACACACTTATGTCTCCAGGACTGCAATTTATCGGATGACGGAATTCCTATAGATCTTTGGAATTTAtgttctcttaaaattttagatttaagatGCAATAGTTTTGAAAGCCTATCAACAAGCCTAGGTGGTCTTTCGAAGCTTCAACATCTCAGACTGGATCGCTGTAGAAAGCTTAAATCAATTCCGGATTTACCaacaagtttgatttttttagatgCAAAACATTGCATTGCACTGGAAAGAATGCCAGACCTATCAAAGCTCTCAAATATGAATGGTATGAACCTTGCTAACTGTCACAAATTGGTCGAAATTCTAGGTTTGGATAAGCGTTCAAATCCTATTGTGCCTATTGGCATGGTAGGGTGCATGAATCTAACATATACTCTTAAGCAAAGCTTCCTACAG GAATTTGGTGGAGTTCGTGAAGTGTTTGGCATTGTCCTTCCCGGCAATCAAATCCCCAATTGGTTCACGTATCAGTGTGAGGGACCCTCGGTACATTTTAAAGTACCTACTGTTGATAACATATTGAAAGAGTTTGGTGTAGGTGTTGTCTTTGCATCACGTGTTCAAGTATTCTCTTCATATAAAGGTAGCATGTCATTTATCAACCATACCAAGAATACCGTTCCGACTGATTTGGCAGGAACAAATGGTGGCCCATTCCCTTTTGGAGATCACCTATACCTACGCAATATTGTTCGTACCAATGATTTTGAGGATGGTGATGAAGTAGAGGTTCTTGTAAATTGGGGGCCTGAAATCATTGTGAAGAAAATAGGGGTCTATCTAGTATATGAAAGGGTTGTTGATGGAAAAGATGAGGATCATGCCATTGTTGTCAGTGATAATGACTATGACAGTAACAATATAGAAAACAGATGCTcctataagagaaaaatgagatctCCAAATATGATTGATGATTCACAAACTatgatgaaagagaaaaagctcaaaaagctTGCTACATAG